CACAGAAAGCGAACTTCTTCATGTTGTCTCGGGTTTCAACGAGGACCCGTCTGTACACGGTATCATCGTGCAACTTCCTTTGCCACAAGTAATTTCCACAACTGCTTCAGTGTTCTAAATTTTGCCTTTCTTCATTTACTATGCTTTTGATGccttaaaaattgaaaagaaaaggttgTGTTTTTGCGAACTTCGATTTTCCTTGAAATGTTATGGCCTAGCTTCAGTTGCTGTGACCttactctatatatatggtACCTGAACAGATGCGTAGGACCTGCATTTTAATGAATTCCCATTTTTGCTTCTGAAATCTACTATTCGAAAGCATAGTTCTTGCCGTCAGTTGTGCTGGTGGCTGAGAATGTTCAAAACAACATGACGGACGTTATGGACATGCGTTCTAGACACCATATGTGTAACTCTAAGGGTACACTTTCTTTGTACCCGTGGACCTGAAAGAAATTAAGCAACAAGAATGGAAAACTGAGTATTAATTTATAGGCTTTAAACTCTTAGATACAATAGTTACAGATGCTTATCGGCTTATCTTGTATAATACAagttcaaaatacaaaattcaaataGATAGCTTTCTCTATCAAGCAGGGTTGTTGAGTTTGAAGCTTACTGGTAACATATCCTAATTTGAATGCTTGACGCAGCATTTGGACGAGGAAAAAGTTATGACTGTTGTGAGTCCAGAAAAAGACGTGGATGGCTTTCATCCCCTCAATATGGGTAATCTTGCAATGAGAGGAAGGGAGCCCCTATTCGTCCCTTGTGCCCCTAAGGGTTGCCTTGAGCTATTGCTTAGGTTAGGTGTGGAAATCATTGGAAAAAAATCCGTGGTAATTGGGAGAAGCAAGATCGTTGGATTGCCTACTTCCTTTCTGTTGCAGGTAATCTGTGCCTTTTTGCTGATACAGAATATATTATATCCATTGGCATGATGTACTTTTGGTGGACAGAGGCACCATGCAACGGTCACCACTGTGCACGCATTCACCAATAACCCAGAACAGATAACTTCTAAGGCTGACATTGTAGTCTCAGATGTTGGAATCCCAAACATGGTCCGAGGCAATTGGCTAAAGCCGGGAGCAGTTGTAATCGATATGGGAACCAATCTGGTAAAGGTAAGCAGTCAGAATTTTGCCTTTCCCTTGTCcttgaaattttgaagatgaaaatttactTACCCCAAAAGAAAAACCTGATGCATCAGTTTCGATGTCAGCTTATATGCAATAAATAGGGAAGGAACTAGTGCTGGTTAAGCTAGATGAGAAACTTATTTTCAAGTTGACAATTAAaacgtttttatttttctctgttCTTATTTTTTGGATTGAGTGAAAAGTGACATGCATTATCTGATGCACTGGCATGAGATTGTaattgttgtaattttatttgtttgcacTTAAATGAGTCCTCATAGATGAGATTATTAACTCATTTATCCGATAAAGACATCTATCCTCGGTGTGGAGGACTGGAACAATGATCTCAGAGGTTAGAATCTCATATGTAACAAATGAACTTAAAAGATCTCCTTGCCTTTTCAATGTACATTTATCCCTTCACAGAAGAGCAGACTACTAATAGTATGGATTACACTATTTAGAAAATGTAGTTCTTTTCTAAGTATGACATTATACTCAGCTCTGGCCTTTAACCTGTCCACTAGTACAAGTACATATCTTCAattgtacaaaaaaattacatactGACTGGAAAACAATTGTAGTACTTATTTTCTTACTATATGAGGCTCTTGCGCATGTTTGGCTGCATCTTTTGATTAACAATAGTGGCCCTGATTGTATGCTCAACTCAGGCACAGCCGCACATACCTGAACACATGTTATTCCATGTCATATAACTGGTCTAAATGAATGAATTATAGCCAATGGCGGATCATTGGTTAAGATGTCAGTCTAGCCAACCCTCATTAGAATAGCATGACATGCTAATTCTCTCCTTTCAGGCTTATGGTTGGAAGAGTTAATGTAATTGACTGACTGATTGGTCACTTACGATATGCAAGATAGGATAACCGCAATATCCAGATGGATGGATGACACCGAGTAACCCTATCCTTTGAGGTGACATTAATGTGTTTTCATGAGATTAGTCCCAAATGAGATACAAGCTTCAAGGAGAAAAATAACTTGCCTTGCAAGTGGTACTTGTTGCTCCATTCACTGTTTCACTAGTTCCTCTCCAGGAAGTGCTTCCTTATGTTGCTACTCTTTTGATGTTGAATAATCAGATGCAGTAATGATAATCTGCAGGACCCGAGTAGTCGCCGTGGATACCGTTTCACGGGAGATGTTTGCTATGAAGAGGCAATCAAGGTGGTGTCAGCCATTACACCCGTGCCTGGAGGTGTAGGACCTGTTACAATCTCAATGCTCCTCTCTAACACGCTGGACTCCGCTAAACGTGCATTTGGATTCACCTCGTGAAGTGGTTTCGTacatttaattatgttagtAGCTTTTCACCCAATGCACAGAAATACACAATCTGAGAAAATGCTAGTATCATTTGACTGATATATTAGATTTCTGttgaggttttttattttttatttatttattatttatttattattttttttataaatatgtatgctagatttgattcataaaagttttctaaataatcttttccgTTAGCTAAATTATTTCTGTTATCGAaattatagttaaattaatAACCGAAGAATTGTGACGTGCAAACCTTATTTCTGTAATAGAAAATTcaatagaatatatatagagaagTCCATACAGAGAAGATAAAGCGTAGAGAAGATCTACATCTTGTCAACAACAAAGCGTAGAGAAGATTACATCTTGTCAACCACAAAGCGTAGAGAAGATTACATCTTGTCAACCACAAAGCGTAGCATGCTGCTAGCAGACAAAACTATATTGATGTTTTATTTCGATTGAGACTGGCTACAGACATGAAAAAGGAAATCCCATTCTACAAAACTTTGCATTTTCCTTCTTGAGATACAAATTGATCTCTGGCCTATGCTGCTACATGACTCCACCAGCATGTACAAATCCACTGGACCCTCTTCGTTTATGAGGTTCGCAGGCCTAGCGTTCTCAATCTCATCACTAATTCAAGTGCTCTTTAGTCTGGGGCGGGTGACAAACAGATACCTTTTCAGTGCAAGCATTAAGACCCATGTTGTCTTTGTGATCTTCTCCTTTATCATCAAAAGCAACGCCGAACTCAGCACGGTCTTCAGTATCTGGGCATTTAATCCTTTGAAGAATCCCAGTAGGCCTTCTCTTTTCCAAATGGCGTACAGTGCACCTGAAACTGTCTTCTGGGTTTTCTGCTCAGCTTCTTGGTTCCCCCCATCTTCATCTGATTCCGCAGCCTGAATCATAACCTTACACCTTTTTGGAAAATTAACTCAAATATGTTAATGAATTTGTGATCCCTATACAAGTAAGGGTTAATGCATGCTATTTTCAAAAGATCTGCCACTTATACGTGGAAAACTTGCAGAAACgattagtttttaaattgaaCCCCATAGATGGTAAGTATGGGGTTCAAATAGCTCCCATAAATATAAACCATAAAATGCACAAGGAAGAATGATTGAAGACACCATCTACCTGATAGCTGGGTAAGTCAAGCAGGTAGCGACACACTTTGAAACTGCGCCCAACATGAAAGCAGAAAAGGCAGAAAGAGCTTCCGGGGATGACTCTGTACCTGTTTTCTGACTCGGCTTCCCCTTCAGTAGTCTCTGCTTCAGCTGATCAAATACGGTATACTGTACAAAATACATGTTCTGGTCTCAGTGTAATGGATTTTCTTGCAAGTTAAACCAACAATTTTAAGTGCTCACACAGAAAGAGAAAGTGGAAAAACCCATGAAGTAAAAAGAACATAGGTAGCAGTTCCCCATCTTCGATTAAACATATAGCTGGGATATTGTTCCACTCCAtcaaaaatttgagaaataaaaatcatcCTTGTCTAAATAATAACCTCAAGTACCTGGATAGATGGGTTTGATGTTAAAAGAAGAGATATGCCAATGCCATCAAATGCCTCACCCCAAGTGCCTTCTGAAAGGCTCTTCCAAAGTCCTTTGGATTTCCCAAACTCACTTGTCTGCATCCTCGAGGATGCTATGTCCAAGGGCTGTAAGATAAAGCCAGAGGTTagactatttaaatatttagtattGATACCACAAATGGGTCTATATTGTCATTgatagcattttctttttctcaagtttttcttAACAGTTTGGTTGAATCTATGGCATCACTTAAGGATTTTGAGGAATCTTACTGTCAGTTTTTTATTATCATGGTCACCATGCCTCTGTACTTTTCTTGTAATGACTTTTTCCACCAAGTCCCTTTCTTATAATGACTTCCCTCTAGGGTACAGCCAGCACCCAATTTCATGGAAAATCACAAATGAGATAGTTTACCACCCATGTCATGTTTAAACAGcaacatttaaaattttaaatagaacCCAAACATGCACATCATTATACATCTACAAGAACGGAATACCTTTGGGAGCTCAATGAACAGAGTTCAAGCGCCATGCATTTTGAAAGAGCCGCAACAGACAACTAAATCAAGGAAACACAACTAAAGATGCTTCATTATCAAGAAAGAAGCATTAACACATTACTCGCCTGTATCACTATGACTGTACATGCcccagcagcagcagcaataATCAAGTTTGCTTTTGTTCCGATGGTTTTATTTCCACTTTTCTCCAAGTACAACCTTTTGAAGAAGCTGTATCCGTAGAAGTAGAAAAATTGTGAAATGAAGGACTGCAGGTTCTTTGTCCCAAGGCCCTGGTACAATGAAAGCACTTGACGGGTAGAAATTGCTTCCCGCAAAACATCGGAAATATTCCTGCACAAGCCATAACAATAAATTGTATAGATAATTTCATACACGAGTCTTGCCTCAAAATCTCAATTACATAATGTATTTTTACTGACTTTTGGGCTGTCATATTCAATTAGCCACAGATTAATTTCTTGAAAGGGTCAAACTGAGAAGACACTGATCCATATTGGATGAAGCATTGCATGAAGAAACTTATCATACAATTACTTACATGATTCAGATATCCTTATTTTCCATTTGTTTAAAAAGTGAAGCGAGTTTAGATGACAGGTTCAATCAATTGAGACTAGCAATCTAATTCCCCATGATTcatatagaatatttttatctcattgatcATTA
Above is a genomic segment from Juglans microcarpa x Juglans regia isolate MS1-56 chromosome 1D, Jm3101_v1.0, whole genome shotgun sequence containing:
- the LOC121266958 gene encoding bifunctional protein FolD 2-like isoform X1, with translation MRGVGNWVCLVRRGLGRRVRYSSSRSPQYPTVLGPNFPNVWIPSTNTHRPQSSAIFPKGQTAAIIDGNFIAHDIKSRIADEIRRTKAVTGKFPGLAVVLVGKRRDSRTFINIKLKACEEVGIATLIAELPETCTESELLHVVSGFNEDPSVHGIIVQLPLPQHLDEEKVMTVVSPEKDVDGFHPLNMGNLAMRGREPLFVPCAPKGCLELLLRLGVEIIGKKSVVIGRSKIVGLPTSFLLQRHHATVTTVHAFTNNPEQITSKADIVVSDVGIPNMVRGNWLKPGAVVIDMGTNLVKDPSSRRGYRFTGDVCYEEAIKVVSAITPVPGGVGPVTISMLLSNTLDSAKRAFGFTS
- the LOC121266958 gene encoding bifunctional protein FolD 1, mitochondrial-like isoform X2, giving the protein MRGVGNWVCLVRRGLGRRVRYSSSRSPQYPTVLGPNFPNVWIPSTNTHRPQSSAIFPKGQTAAIIDGNFIAHDIKSRIADEIRRTKAVTGKFPGLAVVLVGKRRDSRTFINIKLKACEEVGIATLIAELPETCTESELLHVVSGFNEDPSVHGIIVQLPLPQHLDEEKVMTVVSPEKDVDGFHPLNMGNLAMRGREPLFVPCAPKGCLELLLRLGVEIIGKKSVVIGRSKIVGLPTSFLLQRHHATVTTVHAFTNNPEQITSKADIVVSDVGIPNMVRGNWLKPGAVVIDMGTNLVKAYGWKS
- the LOC121266975 gene encoding peroxisomal adenine nucleotide carrier 1-like — its product is MGFDLDSLSEATSGAIGALVSTTVLYPLDTCKTKYQAELRAPHQQKYRNISDVLREAISTRQVLSLYQGLGTKNLQSFISQFFYFYGYSFFKRLYLEKSGNKTIGTKANLIIAAAAGACTVIVIQPLDIASSRMQTSEFGKSKGLWKSLSEGTWGEAFDGIGISLLLTSNPSIQYTVFDQLKQRLLKGKPSQKTGTESSPEALSAFSAFMLGAVSKCVATCLTYPAIRCKVMIQAAESDEDGGNQEAEQKTQKTVSGALYAIWKREGLLGFFKGLNAQILKTVLSSALLLMIKEKITKTTWVLMLALKRYLFVTRPRLKST